The Candidatus Methylomirabilota bacterium genome contains the following window.
GACCTCGACCCCGAGCCCCGGGCCGCGCGGAACGCCCCACGACGGCCCGCTGGCGATCGGCAGGGGGGCGGTCAGGACATCGTCCTCCATGATGGCGGCGGTCTGCTGGTTGCCGTCGACGAGGTTCGGGAGCGTCAGACAGACGTGGTGGGAGGCGGCGGCCATGACGCCGAGCTCCCCGTGGGTATGGCGACAGACTCGCAGGCCTTCCAGATGGGCGAGGTGGCTCAGGCGGTGGAACTCGGCCAGCGTCCCGACCCAGGTGCTGCTGAAGCAGAGGACGTCGGCGGCGCGGTGGCGGATCACCTCGTGCACATCGCCCACTCGCCACAGGCCCTCGTTGGCGGCCAGCGCGACCGGGGTGCGCGCCCGCAGCTCCGTCATGTTGCGCAGCGGGTCGGGCCAGACCGGCTGCTCGGCAAAGTCGATGTGGAAGCGATCGAACTCGGCCAGGTACCGGACGGCCTCGTTCGGTGACCAGGCGCCGTTGGCATCGATCCGGATCTTGCGGGCGGGACCGATGGCCGCCCGCAGGGCGGCGATCATCGGTAGCTCGGCCGCGAAGTCGATCCCCACCTTCACGTAGAAGACGGTGTACCCCTGCTCCACGCCCCGGCGCGCCTGGGCCGCCACGTCATCCGGGCTGCCCCAGGCCAGGTAGTAGAAGTAGTCCACGCTGCGCCGCACGACCCCGCCGAACAGGTTGTAGAGCGGCTGACCACACGCTCTGCCGCACAAGTCCCAGAGGGCCATGTCGATGCCGCAGAACGCGAAGTTGCCGGTCATCACCCGGTTATACCAGTGGGCGGTGCCGAAGAAGTCGGCGGCGATGGCCTCCCGATTCCAGGGATTCCGCCCCGTGAGATACGGGATGGCCGACCGGATCACCTCGTAGACGCTCTCGACGTTCGAGCCCGAGCAGCTCTCGCCCCATCCGACCAGCCCGTCGTCGGTCGTGATCTTGACGAGCACGTCGGTCACCCCGTCGCGCTGGACCCGGGTGCTCTGCTCCCGGTGGCGATAGGGCACGCTGACGATGATGGGCTCGACGCTCCGGATCTTCATGGAGTCCCTCCCCCGACGCGCTCAGGATATGGTGCCGCCTCGCCACCCGCAAGTCGCCGCGGCCTGGTCAGGGCGAGCCCCGTCCGGTACCATGGAGGCCGTGCCGACCAGCGGGACCGACGAGGTCACGCGGTGAGACAGGTCGCGATCGAGCCCACCTTCGAGTCGTGGCAGGCGGCCGCCCGGACCCTGCTGCGTGAGCGAGTGCCGCCGTCCGAGGTGG
Protein-coding sequences here:
- a CDS encoding mandelate racemase/muconate lactonizing enzyme family protein, with the protein product MKIRSVEPIIVSVPYRHREQSTRVQRDGVTDVLVKITTDDGLVGWGESCSGSNVESVYEVIRSAIPYLTGRNPWNREAIAADFFGTAHWYNRVMTGNFAFCGIDMALWDLCGRACGQPLYNLFGGVVRRSVDYFYYLAWGSPDDVAAQARRGVEQGYTVFYVKVGIDFAAELPMIAALRAAIGPARKIRIDANGAWSPNEAVRYLAEFDRFHIDFAEQPVWPDPLRNMTELRARTPVALAANEGLWRVGDVHEVIRHRAADVLCFSSTWVGTLAEFHRLSHLAHLEGLRVCRHTHGELGVMAAASHHVCLTLPNLVDGNQQTAAIMEDDVLTAPLPIASGPSWGVPRGPGLGVEVDEAKVQKYHRLYEQRGQFLPYQPSMFAREEG